The sequence AGAAGTGTTTCTCACAGAAGTGCTATATACATAAAGAGGCCAAACAATGTTCAGGTTTAACAAGAGCAGGAAATCTCAAGAAAATGGCTTATAGAACTTGTACAGACTTCATTAACAAGTAATTAAAAAGGTTCAAAAAAACTTCAGGCGTCTTTTGTCGTTTGTTTTCCTGCTGTTGTGTTCTACCTTGTGTGTACCATTGTGTAAATACAGTATGTTGACTATTTATTCTTAAgtcatatattattatatcgCCAGAGAATGTTTCTTTCTCAATTGCGCCCTCTACTGGAATTACAGTGACTAGCTTTTTCCCACCGAATTTTTTAGTTCAAATGTTGACACTTCTTTCTCGCAAACCCAGACTGAAAAATAACCTCCACTTTGCGTTTAGTGAAATAACCGGAAATGCAGGAGCAGCAATAAGAACGCGGACGTGGGGTCGTACACAATCCAATATAATGCACAAGATTTTATTTAAGAACACGCATCTATAAGATTAATTAATGGGAGATTTTACATCATTTatcatgctgtgtgttttgatACCCGGGATGGAGGCGCTACAGCATCCACGAGGTGTCTGCGCCCGATGGACGCTCACGGTGTGTAACAGTAATTACGGccccatcaacatcatcataagGAACCCTTAAAAGAAGCCGTTATATGATCAGTGAATATAATATTTTCCAACACACAAATATGGTGAAGGTCATATTAaattgagttttatttatttatttttattttattttatttaataatacagATAAATATTCACTCACCGTCAAGTGTACACAATTTGACCGGCTTCCTCATAAGCCACGCCCCCCGCTggaattattgttattattattattgttttcattattatgcTTTTGTTTAGAATAAACATTTACGCTGTTTATGCTATATACGcatatacattatacatgtATATAAGGTTTACTTATATAAAATCCACACTACGGAGTGGGAGTAAACGGTGATGCTGAAGCTGCAAAACAAAACCCGGATAGAGTTTCCATGGAGACCGAGTGATGTTCATTCTTAATTACCGGGTATGCATCAAACTAGTCAAGGGCCTTACCACAGATATCCACCGCTCTTAGCTATCACTAGTGTTAAACAATAAACCATAgtttaaatttccctttgggatgaataaagcatctatctatctatccatccatccatccatccatccatccatccgtctatcgtCCAATAGCTTCCCGTGTAATTTCTACATATGTGGTGGTATTGGGGTTGTTTTTAATTTGTCTAGCATCTTTCACAATCATTTCAAATCAGCttagaaaaatgaaatataaatgaaacataAGTAGTGTTTGACACAATAATAAAGGCTCCAGagattgtttaaaaataaaaataaataaacaaaaggtTATACACGGAGCAAAAtcatttgtggaaaaaaaaatatgtttgctTAGTATCTTTTATACTTTTTGTACTATCCCATCAATGTCTAAATAGGAGATCATTTTAAAAGCGACCCAAAAGTTGAGACGCaagcaccccccccccaccagcGGTTGTACAGATGTGCAGGGATGTGATTCTGCGCTGCATTTATTTTGGGCTTCCTCAACATGGATTAAAGGGTATGTCCACTGACGCGCGCTAGCGTACTAAAGAGTGCGCCGAGCGGGAACGGCGGGGCGTCGGTTCTCCTACACTGTTTAGTACGCTAGTGTGCTTGGGAGAAATAGTGCGCGTTTCCTTTAAGCGCGCGCGAGAATCAGGGGAGCCGGAAGAGTGACGTCTTCGGCACAATCTCCGAGCGGaggaaagggggagagagagagagagagagagagagagagagagagagagaggttcagagTCACTGATTATTGCTGGATCTCCGCATTGAACGAAAATCACGGCCAGTACAATGGCCGAAGAAAACATCTTTCTGTTTGTCCCTAATTTGATCGGTGAGTACTGTCTTTGTGTTTATCTGAATCTTTAGCAGGTCCTGTGTGTTACAGGTATTTGTACTGTAACGTGAACTGAAGTTGCATctgttttatattctttttctACTGTAAATAAATTCCAGCAGTAGATACAACAATAAAAGCATGTTCACGTTGAATATGGCTAACAGGATGTTGCAAATCGGAAGAGAGgacgctagctagctagctagttcacCTGTTTTACTCTTGCCTTGCTAATAGCAGCAGCCTTTAGCATTTAGCCGTACACGTACTGAAAAAGTCTTTATTTTCCGCCTCTCTCCTCACAGGCTATGCCCGAATCGTATTGGGTTTGTTATCCTTCTATCTGATGCAGTGCTGTCCTGCTCCTGCGGTGTTCTGCTATCTCCTAAGTGCACTGTTAGATGCCTTTGATGGACACGCAGCTCGAGCCCTTAATCAAGGTAATTATACACCcgtttatatacacacacgcggtctattcagggttgccagatttgcaTCCCTTGCACGAGCGGAACCCCTCCAGATTCACTAGAACTTGTAAGTTTTTATACTtgtgagtttttaaaaaaaataaaattaaattaatctgGCATGTAGAGATGTCTTGTGTTTCTAAGTATGGAATTAAACACTTATGGATatgatgttataggaaaacaatgATTGGCAACTCCACCGTTGATTGTTTTCCAGCAACAGCACGTCATGAAGCCTTTTATTCCACCTATTATACCACACAGCAATTTCAGTTCTTTTTAATTGACCTTTCGTAACCGCTTTGTCTTGGTCAGGGTTACAGTGGATCcacaacttttcttttttttcccctcatacaAACCCATACACTAAACCCACACATCCAACAACACTACTCCACCTGCCATCATGTTTTGTTGGGGGGTAGGAGGGGTGGGGATGAAACCGGAGAACCCGGGAAATACAAGCAGACACCTGGAGAACCCTGAAAACTCCACACCAGCTGACCTCAAGATCAATCCAGgaacactggaggtgtgaggcggcGATGTTGGAGCAAGAGCTTGTTATttcttacattatagcagctataaacagacaACAAACAGTTTCTCAGCAGATGATGACTTTCTGATGGGTACTACACTTCCAACATAAAAGTGTCTCCTTATAGATAACATCATCTTAcaaattcatacatttattgttaaaaagCAATACATGTCAAAACTGTTTATGATTACCGTTAGAGTATGTTAAGTGTGAATGAGTTGTTAGTATTGAAAGCATCGCACAgtagaacaagtgcattaatctAAACCTGTGATCAGGCCTGAGAACAGCCCAGtgctgtgatgttcagtgtatatatagtgcTCACATTCTTGCTCTTCCTCCCTTGTTTCAATCCAGGCACTAAGTTTGGTGCCATGCTGGACATGTTAACAGACCGCTGTGCCACTATGTGCTTGTTGGTGAACCTGTCACTTCTGTACCCGTCCTACACCTTCCTCTTCCAGTTAAGCATGTGCTTGGATATATCCAGCCACTGGCTTCACCTGCACAGGTGAgtcacttaataataataatagtaataatagtttGACACGGAGGCTTGTTCAATCGTGTCTAAACCTGTGTCAGACAACGTATGCCACAGATTCAGTTCAAAcgtgtctctcttttttctctctccttctgtccatctgtcagtTCTGTGATTAAGGGAGCCACCAGTCACAAGACCATTGACCTGTCTGGCAACCCCATTCTCAGGATCTATTATACCTCCAGGGTAAATATCCATATCTTAAAGTGATCAGCATTCAGCTTGAGAGATAAAGATTCACACTTGCACATTGACGCCCATCTACTTTGTATAAAATTTGACATTCAAATAAGTAATAAATGCACGAACACACTCTCATGTAATCCTACCCCCTTGTCTGTTGTGTATTTCTCCCCACAGCCAGTGCTGTTTTTCATGTGCATGGGGAACGAGCTTTTTTACTGTCTTCTTTACGTGATTTACTACATTGAAGAGCCACAAGGTGAGTCTAACCAAtgaatgatgtttttttcttgtaggAAAACACAGCTCTCTACCACGGTCCctgtttcttcctttcttcttctgttgCAGAGTATCCATTCTCTTTTTACCAAAACTCTGAATCAAAATCTTTGGTGTCTTATAGATGTGAGATTTCCTTCTAATATGGTCACTACACATCTCTAGACAGGAATCAGAGATGGAGGTAGCAgaactgaagatgttgaggttctcttttggagtgacacggttggacaggattaggaacgagtacatcagagggacagctcatgtttgacgtttgggggacaaagttagggaggccagattaagatggtttggacatgtccagaggagggagagtgagtatattggtaggagaatttTGGACAtcgagctgccaggcaggaggcaaagaggaaggccaaagaggaggttaATCTAGCCTCTGATGCAGTATGAGCAACAGTCCAAAAAATGTGACACCTGGCTTTATGTGTCTCAGAGAAAGCACCTGAATGCTTTCACCCATCATGCTGGTAGCTATAGTGTGATAGATGTAAGGTGGCTGGTGTGTGGGAATTGGTAAATGACCAAACAGGGAAGAAATATGAGGGGGgaaaaggaggcgtggcctttttGCCTGTCAGGATAATTGTAATGACTTTATCTACATAAAGCACATTTTGAATCTGTGCAGTTGTACACCTTCTACatctttaataatataaaaactatcatgaataatattttgtattcCTATCATTTGTACCAGTTGCATgaattaaactgtgtgtgtgtgtagtgtggctGCAGTGGCTGCTgggagtgtgtgctgtggtcTCCCTGTTGAAGTCCGGCATCAGCGTCCTCCACCTCATCACCGCCTCCCGGAACATGGCTGCCATCGACCTGGCTGACCGAGAAAGCGAGAGGAGTAAGagcaaatgagagagagggagagaaatgaggagaaaaATCAAGGGGTGTGGCTTTAtgtgggagagggagggagtgagtgagtgacagacaaaataaataaaatga comes from Hemibagrus wyckioides isolate EC202008001 linkage group LG02, SWU_Hwy_1.0, whole genome shotgun sequence and encodes:
- the cdipt gene encoding CDP-diacylglycerol--inositol 3-phosphatidyltransferase, encoding MAEENIFLFVPNLIGYARIVLGLLSFYLMQCCPAPAVFCYLLSALLDAFDGHAARALNQGTKFGAMLDMLTDRCATMCLLVNLSLLYPSYTFLFQLSMCLDISSHWLHLHSSVIKGATSHKTIDLSGNPILRIYYTSRPVLFFMCMGNELFYCLLYVIYYIEEPQVWLQWLLGVCAVVSLLKSGISVLHLITASRNMAAIDLADRESERSKSK